One window from the genome of Alnus glutinosa chromosome 13, dhAlnGlut1.1, whole genome shotgun sequence encodes:
- the LOC133853823 gene encoding auxin response factor 9-like isoform X1: MMANRSGSFSQSNVSAEGRGRDGLYAELWKACAGPLVDVPQVGERVFYFPQGHMEQLEASTNQELNQRIPLFHLPSKILCNVINVELLAEQETDEVYAQITLQPELVQTEPTSPDPCPPEHPRPTVHSFCKVLTASDTSTHGGFSVLRKHATECLPPLDMTQSTPTQELVAKDLHGYAWHFKHIFRGQPRRHLLTTGWSVFVTSKRLVAGDTFVFLRGENGELRVGVRRLTRQQSSMPSSVISSQSMHLGVLATASHAVATQTLFIVYYKPRTSQFIISLNKYLEAVNNKFGVGMRFRMSFEGEDSPERRFLGTIVGVEDVSPHWSGSRWRSLKVQWDDPASISRPDRVSPWEIEPFVASVPASLAQSAVAKNKRPRTPIEIPNLDNTTSTGSTLWNPGLLQSHEMTQFMAEGNRSENHIMWHPKHTDINSNNNSNSISRPQIDGSWLSSPRTCVTQHLFQDMVDDSKSVSAWAALPSYSTPHLSKLENDSFPDPVEKAKKADTATSYRLFGFDLINHPTSSPKVEKANAQPISVSNGSTERHVSTLPATDSDHKSDLSRDSKDTQVGQMQVPPKEIQSRQNCFASTRSRTKVQMQGVAVGRAVDLTMLRGYDQLIDELEEMFDIKGELHPRDKWEIVYTDDEGDMMLVGDYPWQEFCNMVRRIFICSSQDVKKLSTGSKLPGSSTDGEGTVISSDSAEN; encoded by the exons ATGATGGCAAATCGAAGCGGGTCGTTTTCGCAGTCAAATGTTTCGGCGGAAG GTCGTGGAAGGGATGGGCTGTATGCGGAGCTATGGAAGGCTTGCGCGGGCCCACTCGTGGACGTGCCTCAGGTCGGCGAGAGGGTCTTCTACTTCCCTCAGGGGCACATGGAACAG TTAGAGGCATCAACAAATCAGGAACTAAATCAGAGGATTCCACTGTTTCATCTTCCCTCGAAGATTCTTTGTAATGTTATTAACGTTGAGCTACTG GCGGAACAAGAAACAGATGAGGTTTATGCACAAATCACTTTACAGCCAGAATTAGTT CAAACTGAGCCTACAAGTCCTGATCCCTGCCCTCCTGAACATCCAAGACCAACGGTTCACTCGTTCTGCAAAGTTTTAACTGCCTCTGATACAAGTACCCATGGTGGGTTTTCCGTTCTCCGCAAACACGCCACTGAATGCCTTCCTCCACTG GATATGACGCAGTCAACCCCGACCCAGGAATTGGTTGCTAAGGATCTTCATGGTTATGCATGGCATTTTAAGCATATTTTCAGAG GTCAACCGCGGAGACACTTGCTTACGACAGGATGGAGTGTTTTTGTGACATCTAAGAGATTAGTTGCTGGGGATACCTTCGTATTTCTAAG GGGAGAAAATGGGGAGTTGCGCGTAGGGGTGAGGCGCCTTACCCGTCAACAGAGCAGCATGCCATCGTCTGTGATTTCGAGTCAGAGCATGCACTTAGGAGTGCTTGCAACTGCATCTCATGCTGTTGCAACCCAAACTCTATTTATAGTCTATTATAAGCCAAG GACGAGCCAGTTCATAATAAGCTTGAACAAGTATTTGGAGGCTGTTAACAATAAGTTCGGAGTTGGCATGAGATTTAGGATGAGTTTTGAGGGGGAGGATTCTCCGGAGAGAAG GTTTTTGGGCACAATAGTTGGGGTTGAAGATGTTTCTCCTCACTGGTCAGGTTCAAGATGGCGATCACTAAAA GTTCAATGGGATGATCCTGCATCAATTTCAAGACCTGATAGGGTTTCACCATGGGAGATAGAGCCCTTTGTGGCTTCTGTACCTGCAAGCCTGGCTCAATCTGCTGTGGCAAAGAACAAAAGGCCCCGAACACCCATTGAAATTCCAAATCTTG ACAATACTACTTCCACTGGATCAACTCTTTGGAACCCTGGATTGTTGCAGTCCCATGAAATGACACAATTTATGGCTGAAGGCAACAGAAGTGAAAATCATATTATGTGGCATCCCAAGCATACAGATATTAatagcaacaacaacagcaactCGATTTCAAGGCCTCAAATTGATGGGAGCTGGTTATCTTCTCCTCGTACATGTGTTACTCAGCATCTTTTTCAGGACATGGTGGACGATAGCAAAAGTGTCTCCGCTTGGGCTGCTCTCCCAAGCTATTCAACTCCACACTTGTCGAAGCTAGAGAATGACTCATTTCCTGACCCAGTTGAGAAAGCAAAGAAAGCTGACACTGCTACGAGTTACCGGTTGTTTGGTTTTGATCTAATTAATCACCCTACAAGCTCACCTAAAGTAGAGAAGGCAAATGCACAACCTATCAGTGTCTCTAATGGCTCCACTGAAAGACATGTCAGTACCCTGCCAGCAACTGATTCAGACCATAAGTCTGATCTATCGAGAGACTCTAAAGACACGCAAGTGGGACAGATGCAAGTACCTCCAAAAGAGATTCAGAGCAGGCAAAACTGCTTTGCTTCAACTAGAAGTCGCACCAAG GTTCAAATGCAGGGGGTTGCTGTTGGTCGGGCTGTGGACTTAACCATGTTGAGAGGATATGATCAGCTTATAGACGAACTTGAGGAGATGTTTGACATCAAGGGAGAGCTTCACCCTCGTGATAAGTGGGAAATTGTCTATACTGATGATGAAGGAGATATGATGCTTGTGGGCGACTATCCATGGCA AGAATTCTGTAACATGGTGAGAAGAATCTTCATATGTTCTAGTCAGGACGTGAAGAAGTTGAGCACAGGAAGCAAACTGCCTGGCTCTTCGACCGACGGTGAGGGCACGGTTATAAGTTCAGATTCAGCCGAAAACTGA
- the LOC133853823 gene encoding auxin response factor 9-like isoform X2 → MMANRSGSFSQSNVSAEGRGRDGLYAELWKACAGPLVDVPQVGERVFYFPQGHMEQLEASTNQELNQRIPLFHLPSKILCNVINVELLAEQETDEVYAQITLQPELVQTEPTSPDPCPPEHPRPTVHSFCKVLTASDTSTHGGFSVLRKHATECLPPLDMTQSTPTQELVAKDLHGYAWHFKHIFRGQPRRHLLTTGWSVFVTSKRLVAGDTFVFLRGENGELRVGVRRLTRQQSSMPSSVISSQSMHLGVLATASHAVATQTLFIVYYKPRTSQFIISLNKYLEAVNNKFGVGMRFRMSFEGEDSPERRFLGTIVGVEDVSPHWSGSRWRSLKVQWDDPASISRPDRVSPWEIEPFVASVPASLAQSAVAKNKRPRTPIEIPNLDNTTSTGSTLWNPGLLQSHEMTQFMAEGNRSENHIMWHPKHTDINSNNNSNSISRPQIDGSWLSSPRTCVTQHLFQDMVDDSKSVSAWAALPSYSTPHLSKLENDSFPDPVEKAKKADTATSYRLFGFDLINHPTSSPKVEKANAQPISVSNGSTERHVSTLPATDSDHKSDLSRDSKDTQVGQMQVPPKEIQSRQNCFASTRSRTKGVAVGRAVDLTMLRGYDQLIDELEEMFDIKGELHPRDKWEIVYTDDEGDMMLVGDYPWQEFCNMVRRIFICSSQDVKKLSTGSKLPGSSTDGEGTVISSDSAEN, encoded by the exons ATGATGGCAAATCGAAGCGGGTCGTTTTCGCAGTCAAATGTTTCGGCGGAAG GTCGTGGAAGGGATGGGCTGTATGCGGAGCTATGGAAGGCTTGCGCGGGCCCACTCGTGGACGTGCCTCAGGTCGGCGAGAGGGTCTTCTACTTCCCTCAGGGGCACATGGAACAG TTAGAGGCATCAACAAATCAGGAACTAAATCAGAGGATTCCACTGTTTCATCTTCCCTCGAAGATTCTTTGTAATGTTATTAACGTTGAGCTACTG GCGGAACAAGAAACAGATGAGGTTTATGCACAAATCACTTTACAGCCAGAATTAGTT CAAACTGAGCCTACAAGTCCTGATCCCTGCCCTCCTGAACATCCAAGACCAACGGTTCACTCGTTCTGCAAAGTTTTAACTGCCTCTGATACAAGTACCCATGGTGGGTTTTCCGTTCTCCGCAAACACGCCACTGAATGCCTTCCTCCACTG GATATGACGCAGTCAACCCCGACCCAGGAATTGGTTGCTAAGGATCTTCATGGTTATGCATGGCATTTTAAGCATATTTTCAGAG GTCAACCGCGGAGACACTTGCTTACGACAGGATGGAGTGTTTTTGTGACATCTAAGAGATTAGTTGCTGGGGATACCTTCGTATTTCTAAG GGGAGAAAATGGGGAGTTGCGCGTAGGGGTGAGGCGCCTTACCCGTCAACAGAGCAGCATGCCATCGTCTGTGATTTCGAGTCAGAGCATGCACTTAGGAGTGCTTGCAACTGCATCTCATGCTGTTGCAACCCAAACTCTATTTATAGTCTATTATAAGCCAAG GACGAGCCAGTTCATAATAAGCTTGAACAAGTATTTGGAGGCTGTTAACAATAAGTTCGGAGTTGGCATGAGATTTAGGATGAGTTTTGAGGGGGAGGATTCTCCGGAGAGAAG GTTTTTGGGCACAATAGTTGGGGTTGAAGATGTTTCTCCTCACTGGTCAGGTTCAAGATGGCGATCACTAAAA GTTCAATGGGATGATCCTGCATCAATTTCAAGACCTGATAGGGTTTCACCATGGGAGATAGAGCCCTTTGTGGCTTCTGTACCTGCAAGCCTGGCTCAATCTGCTGTGGCAAAGAACAAAAGGCCCCGAACACCCATTGAAATTCCAAATCTTG ACAATACTACTTCCACTGGATCAACTCTTTGGAACCCTGGATTGTTGCAGTCCCATGAAATGACACAATTTATGGCTGAAGGCAACAGAAGTGAAAATCATATTATGTGGCATCCCAAGCATACAGATATTAatagcaacaacaacagcaactCGATTTCAAGGCCTCAAATTGATGGGAGCTGGTTATCTTCTCCTCGTACATGTGTTACTCAGCATCTTTTTCAGGACATGGTGGACGATAGCAAAAGTGTCTCCGCTTGGGCTGCTCTCCCAAGCTATTCAACTCCACACTTGTCGAAGCTAGAGAATGACTCATTTCCTGACCCAGTTGAGAAAGCAAAGAAAGCTGACACTGCTACGAGTTACCGGTTGTTTGGTTTTGATCTAATTAATCACCCTACAAGCTCACCTAAAGTAGAGAAGGCAAATGCACAACCTATCAGTGTCTCTAATGGCTCCACTGAAAGACATGTCAGTACCCTGCCAGCAACTGATTCAGACCATAAGTCTGATCTATCGAGAGACTCTAAAGACACGCAAGTGGGACAGATGCAAGTACCTCCAAAAGAGATTCAGAGCAGGCAAAACTGCTTTGCTTCAACTAGAAGTCGCACCAAG GGGGTTGCTGTTGGTCGGGCTGTGGACTTAACCATGTTGAGAGGATATGATCAGCTTATAGACGAACTTGAGGAGATGTTTGACATCAAGGGAGAGCTTCACCCTCGTGATAAGTGGGAAATTGTCTATACTGATGATGAAGGAGATATGATGCTTGTGGGCGACTATCCATGGCA AGAATTCTGTAACATGGTGAGAAGAATCTTCATATGTTCTAGTCAGGACGTGAAGAAGTTGAGCACAGGAAGCAAACTGCCTGGCTCTTCGACCGACGGTGAGGGCACGGTTATAAGTTCAGATTCAGCCGAAAACTGA